The following proteins are encoded in a genomic region of Neoarius graeffei isolate fNeoGra1 chromosome 6, fNeoGra1.pri, whole genome shotgun sequence:
- the polr2i gene encoding DNA-directed RNA polymerase II subunit RPB9 isoform X2, with product MLYPKEDKENRILLYACRNCDYQQEADNSCIYVNKITHEVDELTQIIADVSQDPTLPRTEDHPCPKCGHKEAVFFQSHSMKAEDAMRLYYVCTAPHCGHRWTE from the exons ATGCTGTATCCAAAAGAGGATAAAGAGAACCGCATCCTCCTCTACGCT tgCAGGAACTGTgattatcagcaggaagctgataACAGCTGCATCTATGTGAACAAAATCACACACGAAGTTGA CGAGCTCACACAGATAATTGCTGATGTGTCTCAAGATCCAACACTGCCTCGTACTGAAGATCATCCATGCCCTAA ATGTGGCCACAAGGAGGCGGTGTTCTTCCAGTCACATAGCATGAAGGCTGAG gatGCAATGAGGCTGTACTACGTGTGTACAGCTCCACACTGTGGACACAGGTGGACAGAGTGA